The following proteins are encoded in a genomic region of Alistipes shahii WAL 8301:
- a CDS encoding relaxase/mobilization nuclease domain-containing protein — protein sequence MIGKIKKGSGFKGCVNYVLGKEQAALLHADGVLTESQGDIIRSFCMQTGMNPDLKKPVGHIALSYSAVDAPKLTDEKMIQLAQEYMREMKITDTQYIIVRHQDREHPHVHIVFNRIDNSGKTISDRNDMYRNEQVCKKLKAKHGLYFAGGKEQVKQHRLKEPDKSKYEIYNAVKNEIGKSKNWQQLQERLVEKGITILFKYKGQTGEIQGVSFSKGEYTFKGSEIDRNFSFSKLDKCFGDVGQAIVGSNKQTVTAPIQKSVSAPDKANNSFIVGLDGLFSGLSAPADEIPDDSFLRKKKKKKKQLKL from the coding sequence ATGATTGGAAAAATAAAAAAGGGAAGCGGGTTTAAGGGCTGCGTAAACTATGTGTTGGGCAAGGAACAGGCGGCTTTGCTCCATGCGGACGGGGTACTGACAGAAAGTCAGGGAGATATAATCCGCAGCTTCTGTATGCAGACCGGGATGAATCCCGACTTGAAAAAGCCAGTCGGACATATTGCGTTAAGCTATTCGGCAGTGGATGCACCCAAATTGACAGACGAGAAGATGATACAGCTTGCGCAGGAATATATGCGTGAAATGAAAATTACCGATACGCAGTATATCATCGTGCGCCATCAAGATCGGGAGCATCCGCACGTGCATATCGTGTTCAACCGTATAGACAACAGCGGCAAGACTATTTCGGACAGGAACGATATGTACCGTAACGAACAAGTATGCAAGAAGCTGAAAGCCAAACACGGGCTTTATTTCGCTGGTGGAAAAGAACAAGTAAAGCAGCACCGCTTGAAAGAGCCGGACAAATCGAAATACGAGATTTACAACGCTGTAAAGAATGAAATCGGAAAGTCCAAGAACTGGCAGCAGTTACAGGAACGGTTAGTGGAAAAGGGTATTACTATCCTGTTCAAGTATAAGGGGCAGACGGGCGAGATACAGGGCGTTTCCTTTTCCAAAGGCGAATACACGTTCAAGGGTTCGGAAATAGACCGTAATTTCAGTTTCTCCAAACTGGATAAATGTTTTGGGGATGTAGGGCAGGCGATAGTCGGAAGCAATAAGCAGACGGTTACTGCACCTATTCAGAAATCAGTATCAGCACCCGACAAAGCGAATAATTCTTTTATTGTAGGTTTAGACGGTCTGTTTTCCGGTTTGTCAGCCCCGGCTGATGAAATACCCGATGATTCCTTTTTGAGAAAGAAGAAGAAAAAGAAAAAACAACTTAAACTGTAA
- a CDS encoding MobC family plasmid mobilization relaxosome protein — translation MTNIKDKPGGRPAKKRIEKQQRVVSTKLTELQYYAIRKRAGEAGLRVSEYVRQAVVSAEVIPRLNRQDADTIRKLAGEANNINQLAHRANAGGFALVAVELVKLKNRIVEIINQLSDDWKNKKGKRV, via the coding sequence ATGACGAATATAAAGGATAAGCCGGGGGGACGTCCGGCAAAGAAACGGATAGAGAAGCAGCAACGGGTTGTCAGTACGAAACTGACCGAGTTGCAGTATTACGCCATCAGAAAGAGAGCCGGAGAAGCCGGGTTGCGTGTCAGTGAGTATGTCCGGCAGGCAGTTGTTTCGGCAGAGGTCATACCCCGGCTGAATAGGCAGGATGCGGACACCATCCGCAAGCTGGCAGGGGAAGCCAACAACATCAACCAACTGGCACACCGGGCAAATGCCGGAGGTTTCGCACTGGTGGCTGTGGAACTGGTGAAACTGAAAAACAGGATTGTCGAAATTATAAACCAGTTGTCGGATGATTGGAAAAATAAAAAAGGGAAGCGGGTTTAA
- a CDS encoding toprim domain-containing protein, which produces MNIEDVKQIPIADYLHSLGYSPVKQQGNGLWYKSPLREEHEPSFKVNTDRNLWYDFGAGKGGNIIALAKELYCSDSLPYLLNRIAEQTPHVRPVSFSFPQRRTEPSFQHLEVRDLTHPALLRYLQGRGINVELAKRECKELHFTNNGRPFFAIGFPNMAGGYEVRNSFFKGCIAPKDITHIRQQGEPREKCLVFEGFMDYLSFLTLRMKNCPTMPDLDRQDYAILNSTANVSKAIDVLYPYERIHCMLDNDKAGYEATRAIELEYPYRVRDFSHNYRGYSDLNDYLCGRKQEQKNAASQVQETKQETGQRAAPRQKRGRGI; this is translated from the coding sequence ATGAACATCGAAGATGTGAAACAAATACCCATCGCAGACTATCTGCACAGTTTAGGCTACTCTCCTGTCAAGCAGCAGGGCAACGGCTTATGGTACAAATCACCGTTAAGGGAGGAACACGAACCGTCTTTCAAGGTGAACACTGACCGCAACCTTTGGTATGACTTTGGTGCAGGCAAGGGCGGTAACATCATTGCACTGGCAAAGGAACTCTATTGCTCCGACAGCCTGCCATACCTTTTAAACCGGATAGCGGAACAGACACCGCACGTCCGCCCGGTCAGTTTTTCTTTTCCCCAGCGTAGGACAGAACCGAGTTTCCAACATTTGGAAGTCCGTGACCTTACCCATCCGGCATTGCTCCGTTACTTGCAGGGACGGGGTATCAATGTCGAACTAGCAAAAAGAGAATGTAAGGAACTCCACTTTACCAATAACGGCAGACCGTTCTTTGCTATCGGTTTCCCGAACATGGCAGGAGGTTACGAGGTTCGCAATTCCTTTTTTAAGGGCTGCATCGCCCCGAAAGACATCACCCATATACGGCAGCAGGGAGAGCCGAGAGAGAAGTGTTTGGTATTCGAGGGTTTTATGGACTATCTTTCTTTCCTCACGCTCCGGATGAAGAACTGCCCGACCATGCCCGACCTTGACAGGCAGGATTATGCCATTCTTAACTCTACCGCCAATGTGTCGAAAGCCATTGACGTGCTGTACCCGTATGAACGCATCCACTGTATGCTTGACAATGACAAGGCTGGATATGAAGCGACACGGGCTATCGAATTGGAATACCCCTACCGTGTGCGTGACTTCTCGCACAATTATAGGGGATATTCGGACTTGAACGATTATCTGTGCGGCAGGAAGCAGGAACAGAAAAACGCAGCCAGCCAAGTGCAGGAAACGAAGCAGGAAACCGGACAACGTGCCGCCCCAAGACAAAAGAGAGGCAGGGGCATTTAG
- a CDS encoding AAA family ATPase, with protein MENRKAIEAGQDITMQKEDFAALWKTIHLKVTDTYEVPPEILWVNGSTIGTLGNFSASTGKAKSKKTFNISAIVAAALKNDEVLKYSAYLPPNKRKILYVDTEQSKYHCHKVMERILRLAGLPTDKDRDDFVFIVLREQTPDKRKQIIGYMLENMPDVGLLIIDGIRDLMYDINSPSESTDLINLLMRWSSGYNLHIHTVLHLNKGDDNTRGHIGTELNNKAETVLQITKSQQDGNISEVKAMHIRDREFDPFAFRINDNALPEIVDGYVFQQPKQDRNFPLTELTEQQHRKALENGFGKQVVQGYSNVIAALKQGYASIGYERGRNVLVSLNKFLVNKRMIVKEGKGYRYNPDFHY; from the coding sequence ATGGAAAATAGAAAAGCGATAGAAGCCGGGCAGGACATCACCATGCAGAAAGAGGATTTCGCAGCCCTTTGGAAAACCATTCATCTAAAGGTGACGGACACTTACGAAGTACCGCCCGAAATACTTTGGGTGAACGGCTCTACCATTGGCACGCTGGGTAATTTCAGCGCATCCACGGGTAAAGCCAAGAGCAAAAAGACATTCAACATTTCCGCTATCGTTGCGGCAGCGTTGAAGAATGACGAGGTACTGAAGTATTCGGCATACCTGCCACCGAACAAACGGAAAATCCTCTATGTAGATACCGAGCAGAGCAAATACCATTGCCACAAGGTCATGGAGCGTATTTTGCGGCTTGCCGGACTGCCTACCGACAAGGACAGGGACGATTTTGTTTTCATCGTGCTAAGGGAGCAGACACCCGATAAGCGGAAACAGATTATCGGTTATATGCTTGAAAATATGCCCGATGTGGGGTTGCTCATCATTGACGGAATCCGTGACTTGATGTACGACATCAACAGTCCCAGCGAATCGACTGACCTAATCAACCTCTTGATGCGCTGGTCAAGCGGATATAACCTGCATATCCATACTGTTCTACATTTAAACAAGGGGGATGACAACACAAGGGGGCATATCGGCACGGAACTGAACAACAAGGCTGAAACCGTCCTGCAAATCACGAAAAGCCAGCAGGACGGCAACATAAGTGAGGTAAAGGCGATGCATATACGTGACCGGGAATTTGACCCATTCGCATTCCGTATCAATGACAACGCTTTGCCCGAAATCGTGGACGGTTATGTATTCCAACAACCTAAGCAGGACAGGAACTTTCCGCTTACGGAACTGACCGAACAGCAACACCGGAAAGCGTTGGAGAACGGTTTCGGCAAGCAGGTGGTACAAGGCTATTCCAATGTCATAGCGGCATTGAAACAGGGTTATGCGAGTATCGGCTACGAGCGTGGACGCAATGTCCTTGTGTCACTTAACAAGTTCCTTGTGAACAAGCGTATGATTGTGAAAGAGGGCAAGGGCTACCGCTATAATCCCGATTTCCATTATTAA
- a CDS encoding helix-turn-helix domain-containing protein: MERDLELRVSELEKMLFLSKNVLSFDEASKFLNLSKSYLYKLTSGNLIPHYKPQGKMLYFEKAELEAWLRQNPVKTQAQIEQEAQKYILNRPLKK; this comes from the coding sequence ATGGAAAGAGATTTAGAGTTAAGAGTTTCCGAACTCGAAAAGATGTTGTTCCTTTCAAAGAATGTGCTTAGCTTCGATGAAGCGAGCAAGTTCTTGAACCTTTCTAAAAGTTACCTGTACAAGCTGACTTCGGGTAACTTGATACCCCATTACAAGCCGCAGGGCAAAATGCTTTATTTTGAGAAAGCGGAGTTGGAAGCATGGTTACGTCAGAACCCGGTCAAGACGCAGGCGCAGATAGAGCAGGAAGCGCAGAAGTATATCCTTAACCGTCCTCTAAAGAAATAA
- a CDS encoding TonB-dependent receptor — protein sequence MSIDSIVHLYKRVLIVSILLLWAYPMFAQQHSIEIKVIDAENGNSIEFATVQWKGLNDPSYKNGTTTNRKGVARLNIHAHQKLVLRVSYVGYQTITDTITANEKCHTLKLRPESTELANVVVFGKTKAQVIRESPEAVSVINAKELQGRSVSLETILNKTIGLKVGQTGGLGSSSRIIVHGLEGNRIQILWDGIPMNTSDGAFSLDEIPIDIIERIEVYKSIIPARFGCDGLGGAVNIVTKEFSTDYLDASYELGSYRTHKGSVFSRKNFPKSGILLGAGGYYTSAKNDYSFRVPERENLLVKRDHDRFRSYMLKGKVAFTKLWFDEISTEFGYYNRFNEIQGVLKNIQHAENKSGMFMLENKLMKSGVLNNRLNFESHFSLSHTTNNFVDTARVNHDFEGNIYPSPNGQGETGDVPHNSNDKGLEINERLNLDYRLSTNHSLNLNTLINYARRQPSDDIASQHAGFVIGGFPSKKTSVASGLTWETKLFGRKLTNMFSAKYFHLHSEIEDLTSYEMIEAPKKKSNTTSQIGWIEAMKYEPFRGFHLKASYQRAIRLPNSQELFGDGIITFPAAGLKPEKSHNFNLGFLIDKNGVLGLSRLQFEVNGFYMQVSDMIKLMKQHMAAGYVNAEKVHIKGIETELKLDITPTLYAYGNLTYQDVRDVLDYLPGTQALNPTKGLRLPNIPYLFANFGAEYHSDRLFKNWYVKAFWDGKFTEEFFYFWELTELQKRRIPRSFVYDIGLLLTYKNKYSIALECHNLMNKEVWDQFRQPLAGRTFHLKFRYVFSKGIL from the coding sequence ATGTCAATCGACTCAATAGTTCATTTATACAAAAGAGTGCTCATCGTCAGCATCCTATTGCTGTGGGCTTATCCGATGTTCGCACAACAGCATTCCATCGAAATAAAAGTTATTGATGCAGAGAATGGAAACAGTATAGAATTTGCCACTGTGCAATGGAAAGGTCTGAACGATCCTTCGTACAAGAACGGTACAACCACCAACAGAAAAGGAGTGGCGAGACTAAATATCCATGCCCATCAAAAACTTGTACTAAGAGTGAGTTATGTAGGTTATCAGACAATTACCGACACAATTACGGCAAATGAAAAGTGTCATACCCTGAAGTTACGTCCGGAATCGACAGAATTGGCAAATGTGGTCGTCTTTGGAAAAACAAAAGCACAGGTTATCAGAGAGTCGCCCGAAGCGGTTTCAGTGATAAATGCAAAGGAATTGCAAGGTCGTTCCGTTTCTTTAGAAACCATCTTGAACAAGACCATTGGTTTGAAGGTCGGGCAGACAGGTGGATTGGGAAGCAGTTCGAGGATTATCGTTCACGGATTGGAAGGAAACCGCATTCAGATTCTTTGGGATGGTATTCCGATGAATACGTCGGATGGAGCCTTTTCGCTTGATGAGATTCCGATAGATATTATCGAACGGATAGAGGTCTATAAAAGCATTATCCCTGCACGTTTCGGTTGCGATGGCTTGGGTGGTGCCGTCAATATCGTCACGAAGGAGTTCAGTACGGACTATTTGGATGCTTCGTACGAACTGGGTTCTTACCGGACACACAAGGGAAGTGTCTTCTCGCGCAAGAACTTTCCGAAGAGCGGTATTCTGCTCGGTGCGGGAGGTTATTATACATCGGCAAAGAATGATTACTCATTTAGAGTTCCTGAAAGAGAGAACCTATTGGTAAAGCGAGACCACGACCGTTTTCGTTCGTATATGCTGAAAGGAAAAGTCGCTTTCACAAAACTTTGGTTCGATGAGATTAGTACTGAGTTCGGGTATTACAACCGTTTCAATGAGATACAAGGAGTATTGAAGAATATCCAGCACGCCGAAAACAAATCAGGAATGTTTATGCTCGAAAACAAGCTGATGAAAAGCGGGGTACTGAACAACCGCCTTAACTTCGAGTCGCATTTCTCCCTATCACATACAACGAACAATTTTGTGGATACGGCACGGGTGAATCACGATTTCGAGGGAAACATATATCCGAGTCCGAACGGACAGGGAGAAACGGGAGATGTCCCTCACAACTCGAACGACAAAGGTTTGGAAATCAACGAACGCCTCAACCTTGATTACAGATTGTCCACCAATCATAGTCTGAACCTGAACACGCTTATCAACTATGCCCGAAGACAACCGAGCGATGACATTGCGAGTCAGCATGCTGGTTTTGTCATCGGAGGATTTCCAAGCAAAAAGACCAGTGTCGCTTCGGGACTGACTTGGGAGACGAAACTCTTCGGCAGGAAACTGACGAATATGTTCTCTGCAAAGTATTTCCATCTCCACTCCGAGATAGAGGATTTGACGTCATACGAGATGATTGAGGCTCCGAAAAAAAAGAGCAATACGACATCGCAGATCGGCTGGATAGAGGCAATGAAGTACGAACCGTTCAGAGGCTTTCATCTGAAGGCATCTTACCAACGGGCAATACGCCTCCCCAATTCGCAAGAGTTGTTCGGCGACGGTATCATCACCTTTCCTGCTGCCGGACTGAAACCGGAGAAAAGCCACAACTTCAATCTGGGCTTCTTGATAGATAAAAACGGCGTACTCGGACTGTCGCGATTGCAATTTGAAGTAAATGGCTTTTATATGCAGGTGAGCGATATGATAAAACTGATGAAACAACATATGGCAGCCGGATATGTGAATGCGGAAAAGGTGCATATCAAGGGTATAGAGACCGAGTTGAAACTGGATATAACGCCGACGCTCTATGCCTACGGAAATCTGACTTATCAGGATGTGCGCGATGTCTTGGACTATTTGCCGGGCACTCAAGCCCTCAATCCGACAAAAGGCTTGCGATTGCCGAATATTCCCTACCTATTTGCCAACTTCGGAGCGGAATATCACAGCGACCGATTGTTCAAGAACTGGTATGTCAAGGCATTCTGGGACGGGAAGTTCACGGAAGAGTTCTTCTACTTTTGGGAACTTACCGAATTGCAGAAACGGCGCATTCCTCGCAGTTTCGTCTATGATATAGGTCTGTTACTGACTTATAAAAACAAATATTCCATCGCCTTGGAATGCCACAACCTGATGAACAAAGAAGTGTGGGATCAGTTCCGTCAGCCGTTGGCGGGACGGACGTTTCACCTTAAATTCAGATACGTCTTCTCGAAAGGTATTTTATAA
- a CDS encoding ABC transporter ATP-binding protein, whose protein sequence is MNKQKIKPLDEERESRSLLSNAVVILHLVFGTLPLLLVVWAVDRLMSDTLTSTAIWMVGAAMLLFALLRGVFYGTSIWRAHRSAYNALTRLRLRIVSHLQRLPLGFFQERKVGDLVNIINHDVEQIEIYLAHGLPEILSATLFPALLWVIVMVLDWRLGLSLISLLPLAFLLQMAVKTFWGKSFRHFMENTQKMSEDLLEYVATIPIIKAFSHEETRTERVLGGMRDYIHWVKRSMFSVTVPMTLITMFLEGGIVVMTLVGLRLMSSGELTVARFILALILGGLFSYSFAKQATFQHFRIVYGQSLAKVQSITEVPAKDTADRDTDAMQTDVCFEHVTFAYPNKKDCALCDVNLQFPKGSHTAIVGESGSGKSTLASLMMGFWQPQSGTVRLGGENLAELSEHNIADFFSMVQQEVFLFNTSIRDNIRIGKPSATQEEVETAARRARIHDFITGLPNGYDTLAGEAGVKFSGGEKQRISIARMLLKDSPIVILDEATAALDGENEKLIQEALDELQRNKTVITIAHRLNTIQDMERIVVMDKGKVVATGTHGELMDNCPLYRNMTETQERVSKWQLKEEEV, encoded by the coding sequence ATGAATAAACAAAAAATCAAACCTCTCGATGAGGAACGGGAGAGCCGCAGCCTGCTCTCCAATGCGGTGGTCATACTGCATCTCGTTTTCGGCACACTGCCTCTGCTGCTCGTGGTGTGGGCGGTGGACAGACTGATGAGCGACACGCTCACTTCTACGGCGATATGGATGGTTGGAGCGGCAATGCTGCTGTTCGCCCTGCTTCGCGGCGTGTTTTACGGAACGTCGATCTGGCGGGCGCACCGCTCGGCTTACAACGCCCTCACACGGTTGAGGTTGCGTATCGTGAGCCACTTGCAACGGCTGCCGCTCGGCTTCTTTCAGGAGCGGAAGGTGGGTGACTTGGTGAACATCATCAACCACGACGTGGAGCAAATCGAGATTTATCTGGCACACGGATTGCCCGAAATCCTCTCGGCAACGCTTTTCCCTGCTTTGCTTTGGGTAATTGTTATGGTATTGGACTGGCGGCTGGGACTGTCGCTCATCTCGCTGCTACCGTTGGCATTTCTTTTGCAGATGGCAGTTAAAACGTTTTGGGGCAAGAGTTTCCGACACTTTATGGAAAATACGCAGAAGATGTCGGAAGACCTTCTGGAATATGTGGCTACAATACCAATCATTAAAGCATTCAGCCACGAAGAGACCCGGACAGAGCGAGTTCTCGGAGGTATGCGCGATTATATCCATTGGGTGAAGCGGAGCATGTTCAGCGTTACTGTTCCGATGACGCTCATCACGATGTTCTTGGAGGGCGGCATCGTGGTAATGACCCTTGTCGGGCTAAGGTTGATGAGTTCGGGCGAACTGACCGTAGCACGTTTCATCCTCGCCCTGATATTGGGTGGACTGTTCTCATATTCCTTTGCCAAACAGGCTACGTTCCAGCATTTCAGGATTGTCTATGGTCAATCGTTGGCGAAGGTTCAGTCGATTACCGAAGTACCTGCAAAGGATACGGCAGACAGGGATACGGATGCCATGCAGACCGATGTCTGTTTCGAGCACGTGACATTTGCCTACCCGAATAAGAAAGACTGTGCGTTGTGTGATGTCAATCTGCAATTTCCCAAGGGTAGTCATACGGCTATTGTGGGCGAATCGGGGTCAGGCAAAAGCACACTGGCAAGCCTGATGATGGGTTTCTGGCAACCGCAGTCGGGAACCGTTCGACTGGGCGGCGAGAACCTTGCGGAACTCTCCGAACACAACATTGCCGATTTCTTTTCTATGGTGCAACAAGAGGTATTCCTCTTCAACACGAGCATTCGGGACAATATCCGTATCGGCAAGCCCTCCGCCACGCAAGAGGAGGTGGAAACAGCTGCACGACGTGCACGCATTCACGATTTTATTACGGGGTTACCCAATGGTTACGATACTTTGGCAGGCGAAGCCGGCGTAAAATTCTCCGGCGGAGAGAAACAGCGCATTTCCATTGCACGGATGTTGCTCAAAGACTCGCCGATTGTCATCCTCGACGAAGCCACCGCTGCCTTGGACGGGGAGAACGAGAAACTCATTCAAGAAGCTCTTGATGAATTGCAGCGTAACAAGACCGTCATCACCATCGCCCACCGTCTCAACACCATTCAGGATATGGAACGTATTGTCGTGATGGACAAGGGAAAGGTTGTGGCGACGGGAACACACGGAGAATTGATGGACAACTGCCCACTATATCGCAATATGACGGAAACACAGGAACGGGTAAGCAAATGGCAACTGAAAGAGGAGGAGGTATAA
- a CDS encoding ABC transporter ATP-binding protein, translated as MIRNILNELTVRGVRHLIISALFFVVYALCGTAIMLTVLFLIDRHISGESVSLISAAWILVGLLILKTISNAVADMSKHFAGFDLVERIREKIILKLKMFSLGFYTNERLGEISTVIHKDVDNMEMVVGHLWTRMSADFIVALILGIGLFWVDWHMGLAMIAILPIALFSLYRGIRSGMKAQQEAQDGLADMVSLFVEYVKGIPMLKVFGGKGMFRDRLDHSVSEFGESSKNASRLAAVSVGRYTFLIELAFALMATLGLWWTWRGELSLFAYLMFVIVSKEFYKPFVNMESHWLNYIKVKDSYERISRLLDAPVIVDPDQPKTAERFDLSFDGVGFHYEKEGFEMKDLTFNVPERTVTALVGSSGSGKTTITNLLLRFWEPQAGCIRIGGVDIREMDYDYLLGKISVVMQNVILFSDTIANNIKVGNRNATQGEIEEAARRAMIHDFIVSLPDGYETKIGENGLGLSGGQKQRLSIARAFLKDAPILLLDEITSNVDPVNEYKIQQAMSVLIRKRTVLVIAHHLQTIRNAHQIIVMDKGQLMEKGMHAELEAKGGMYCKLLSMQ; from the coding sequence ATGATACGCAATATATTGAATGAATTGACCGTTCGCGGAGTGCGGCATCTGATAATCTCCGCACTGTTTTTCGTGGTTTATGCCCTTTGCGGAACGGCAATAATGCTTACTGTCCTGTTCCTTATCGACCGCCATATATCGGGCGAAAGCGTTTCGCTCATTTCGGCAGCGTGGATACTCGTTGGTCTGCTGATTTTGAAAACCATATCCAATGCCGTAGCCGATATGAGCAAGCACTTTGCCGGCTTCGATCTCGTGGAGCGCATCCGTGAGAAGATCATCTTGAAACTGAAAATGTTCTCGCTTGGCTTCTACACCAATGAACGGCTGGGCGAGATAAGTACTGTCATTCACAAAGACGTGGACAATATGGAAATGGTGGTGGGGCACCTTTGGACACGGATGTCCGCTGATTTCATCGTGGCGCTGATACTCGGCATCGGGCTGTTCTGGGTGGACTGGCACATGGGGTTGGCGATGATTGCCATCCTTCCTATTGCCCTCTTCTCCTTGTATCGGGGCATCCGTTCGGGAATGAAAGCACAGCAGGAGGCGCAGGACGGTCTGGCGGATATGGTCAGTCTCTTCGTTGAATACGTCAAGGGCATACCTATGCTGAAAGTCTTCGGAGGAAAAGGAATGTTTCGTGACAGACTCGACCACTCTGTTAGTGAATTTGGAGAAAGCAGTAAGAATGCTTCTCGTTTGGCAGCTGTGAGTGTGGGTAGATACACCTTTCTGATAGAATTGGCTTTTGCACTGATGGCAACGCTTGGTCTTTGGTGGACTTGGCGTGGCGAACTTTCCCTTTTCGCTTACCTGATGTTCGTCATCGTATCGAAGGAGTTCTACAAGCCCTTTGTCAATATGGAGAGCCATTGGCTGAACTACATCAAGGTAAAGGACAGCTACGAACGCATTTCCCGTCTGTTGGATGCTCCCGTGATCGTTGATCCCGACCAACCGAAAACGGCGGAACGCTTCGACCTCTCGTTTGATGGTGTCGGTTTCCACTATGAAAAAGAGGGGTTCGAGATGAAAGACCTCACGTTCAACGTACCCGAACGGACGGTAACGGCTCTTGTCGGCTCGTCAGGGTCGGGGAAAACCACCATCACCAATCTGCTGCTCCGCTTCTGGGAACCGCAGGCAGGCTGTATCCGTATCGGCGGAGTGGACATACGGGAAATGGACTACGATTATCTACTCGGCAAAATCAGTGTGGTAATGCAGAACGTCATTCTCTTTTCCGACACCATTGCCAACAATATCAAGGTGGGCAACCGCAATGCCACACAGGGGGAAATCGAGGAAGCCGCACGTCGGGCGATGATACACGACTTCATCGTCAGTCTGCCCGATGGTTACGAAACGAAAATTGGGGAGAACGGTTTGGGACTCTCGGGTGGACAGAAGCAACGCCTCTCCATCGCTCGCGCCTTCCTCAAAGATGCTCCGATCCTCCTTTTAGACGAGATAACGAGCAATGTCGATCCCGTCAATGAGTACAAAATACAGCAAGCAATGTCTGTGCTTATCCGAAAGCGCACGGTCTTGGTCATTGCCCACCATTTGCAGACCATCCGCAATGCCCACCAGATTATCGTGATGGACAAGGGACAGCTTATGGAGAAGGGTATGCACGCCGAACTCGAAGCTAAAGGCGGAATGTATTGCAAACTGCTGTCGATGCAGTAA
- a CDS encoding IS256 family transposase: protein MELTTSQKSAFISEMLSSESGINELIRILLNTFSKQERSLFVQEHKGEQCNGFRPRRWRGYGCSFELRIPRTRSGSFEPLILGILSHQESERALLLHELYTRGLSCEDIGAVCERLYGHHYSKQQVSFLSNTSKAEIYKWLERQLSPHYLAVYIDATFAFTRREDSVSKEAYYTMLGLLPDGSREVLCVVNHPTEGALNWEMELKALKTRGVERIDLIISDALQGIERAICSAFPQSAHQLCVVHFKRQALNVVSKRDKAQMTQELDELFPIRDIGLTPIKAFEKLCTFAERWGKSYRSFLSLSSPRNIGYFTYLRFPEEVRRMIYSTTWVERLNRSYKRTLRMRGALPSAGAVVFLLGSVAREMTERTYARRLPYFQERSIK from the coding sequence ATGGAGCTTACAACATCACAAAAGTCGGCATTTATTTCGGAAATGCTATCATCGGAGTCAGGTATTAACGAACTTATTCGTATATTATTGAACACCTTCTCCAAGCAAGAACGTTCTCTTTTTGTCCAAGAGCATAAAGGAGAACAGTGCAATGGTTTCCGTCCCCGTCGATGGCGGGGCTATGGATGTAGCTTTGAGCTTCGCATTCCACGTACTCGTTCAGGGAGTTTCGAGCCCCTAATTTTGGGCATTCTTTCGCATCAAGAAAGCGAACGCGCCCTTCTCCTCCATGAACTTTATACGCGAGGACTTTCGTGCGAAGATATTGGCGCCGTGTGCGAACGCCTCTATGGTCATCACTATAGTAAACAGCAAGTTAGCTTCCTGTCCAACACGAGTAAGGCAGAGATCTACAAGTGGTTAGAACGCCAATTGTCTCCTCACTATTTGGCAGTGTACATTGATGCAACGTTTGCCTTTACTCGGCGAGAGGATAGTGTCTCTAAGGAGGCTTACTACACGATGCTCGGTCTACTTCCTGATGGTAGTCGCGAGGTGCTTTGTGTGGTGAATCATCCCACAGAGGGAGCGTTGAATTGGGAGATGGAGTTGAAAGCACTCAAAACTCGGGGCGTGGAACGGATAGATCTGATTATCTCAGATGCCTTACAGGGTATTGAACGCGCTATTTGCTCGGCTTTCCCTCAGTCAGCTCATCAGTTATGTGTTGTCCATTTCAAACGACAAGCCCTTAATGTTGTGTCTAAAAGGGATAAAGCTCAGATGACACAGGAGTTGGATGAGTTATTCCCTATTCGAGATATAGGACTTACTCCCATCAAGGCATTTGAGAAATTGTGTACATTTGCAGAGCGTTGGGGTAAGAGTTACAGGAGTTTCCTCTCTCTGTCTTCCCCTCGCAATATAGGCTACTTCACCTATCTGAGATTCCCAGAAGAAGTTCGTCGTATGATTTACTCCACGACCTGGGTGGAGCGCCTCAATCGCAGCTATAAGCGTACGTTACGTATGCGCGGAGCTTTACCCTCGGCTGGTGCCGTCGTATTCCTTTTAGGATCTGTTGCCCGAGAGATGACAGAAAGGACTTATGCTAGGAGGTTGCCCTACTTCCAAGAGCGGAGTATCAAATAA